The proteins below come from a single Tissierella sp. MB52-C2 genomic window:
- a CDS encoding phage head-tail connector protein — MTQLKLEKLKQLLGMKDDSKDFILEFTIEKVEDTIKNYCNIKEIPVELNTTVLSMAIELYRIENFGNEEEGKDVKSIQVGDTTTTFETKISKDISKQLLKDYKAQINPFRRLRW, encoded by the coding sequence ATGACTCAATTAAAGTTAGAGAAGTTAAAACAGTTACTAGGTATGAAAGATGATAGTAAAGATTTTATATTAGAATTTACAATAGAAAAAGTAGAAGATACTATAAAAAATTATTGCAACATCAAAGAAATTCCAGTGGAACTTAATACTACAGTTTTAAGTATGGCCATAGAACTATATAGAATAGAAAACTTTGGGAATGAAGAAGAAGGAAAAGATGTAAAGTCAATTCAGGTAGGAGATACTACAACAACATTTGAAACTAAAATAAGCAAAGATATATCTAAGCAATTACTAAAGGATTACAAGGCACAGATTAATCCATTTAGAAGGTTAAGATGGTAA
- a CDS encoding Rho termination factor N-terminal domain-containing protein, with product MDRYQRRVQKLREHVLGHNKENEEDIKKEEKTIEEMTVDELKELAKEKGLEGYSKLKRDELVDLLIEGE from the coding sequence ATGGATAGGTATCAAAGAAGGGTACAAAAACTTAGGGAGCACGTATTAGGGCACAATAAAGAGAACGAAGAAGATATTAAAAAAGAAGAAAAAACAATTGAAGAAATGACAGTAGATGAATTAAAAGAATTAGCAAAAGAAAAAGGATTAGAAGGATATTCTAAATTAAAGAGAGATGAGCTAGTTGACCTATTGATAGAAGGTGAATAA
- a CDS encoding major capsid protein — MKNKSLKMNLQLFASTTTKVADVIQPEVFTPYVVKRTMELSELIQSGIAENDPEFDALASGPNVLIHMPFWNDLTGEVEIMDDDGETIPGKLTTGQDIARKLAFVKSFGANALAGHLAGDDPMKVIADRFGAYWNRTYQSILISILDGVFSSTSMKEKVHDITAGLGAKAILNSHSFLDAQQLMGDAKELLTGVMMHSEVENHLVKQDEIETIRDSEGNVVMKTYKNKRVIVDDAMTYDPVTKAGVMYLFGSGAIAWGNGSDPKILETEVVRKGLSLAGEDVLVNRKISILHPRGIKFTESSVAGKFPTLDELETDTNWNRVYEPKEIRIVKFLFKLEND, encoded by the coding sequence ATGAAGAACAAAAGTCTTAAAATGAATTTACAATTATTCGCATCTACTACAACTAAAGTAGCTGATGTAATACAACCAGAAGTATTTACTCCATATGTAGTTAAAAGAACAATGGAATTATCAGAGTTAATTCAATCAGGAATAGCAGAGAATGACCCAGAGTTTGATGCACTAGCAAGTGGCCCTAATGTACTTATTCATATGCCATTTTGGAATGATCTTACTGGTGAAGTAGAAATAATGGATGATGATGGGGAAACTATTCCAGGTAAATTAACGACTGGACAAGATATAGCTAGAAAGCTGGCATTTGTTAAGTCATTTGGTGCGAACGCTTTAGCAGGACATTTAGCAGGTGATGATCCTATGAAAGTAATAGCAGATAGATTTGGAGCTTACTGGAATAGAACTTATCAATCAATTTTAATTTCTATATTAGATGGAGTATTTTCATCAACTTCAATGAAAGAAAAGGTGCATGATATAACAGCAGGATTAGGTGCAAAGGCTATATTGAACTCACATTCATTCTTAGATGCACAGCAATTAATGGGGGATGCTAAAGAGTTACTAACTGGTGTTATGATGCACTCTGAGGTAGAGAATCATCTAGTTAAACAGGATGAAATTGAAACTATAAGAGATTCAGAAGGTAATGTAGTAATGAAAACTTATAAGAATAAAAGAGTAATAGTAGATGATGCTATGACCTATGATCCAGTCACTAAAGCTGGAGTAATGTATTTGTTTGGTAGTGGAGCTATAGCGTGGGGAAATGGTTCAGACCCTAAAATACTTGAAACTGAAGTAGTCAGAAAAGGGCTATCTCTAGCAGGTGAAGATGTTTTAGTTAATAGAAAAATATCTATACTTCATCCAAGAGGGATTAAGTTTACTGAGTCCTCAGTAGCAGGTAAATTCCCAACATTAGATGAATTAGAAACAGATACTAACTGGAATAGAGTGTATGAACCTAAAGAAATTAGAATAGTTAAGTTCTTGTTCAAATTGGAGAATGATTAG